A genome region from Brassica oleracea var. oleracea cultivar TO1000 chromosome C2, BOL, whole genome shotgun sequence includes the following:
- the LOC106323718 gene encoding uncharacterized protein LOC106323718 gives MTNSNYTYSQMDVFITIGDEDDDSTVDSLAAPTAALEGCAPPPKEYREGGSSPREGNRSPWTKSPLVEPLPPPEAVNGMVELTIPDEILTDPNPLWRCYVVRYFIGDAPHVGSIHATVNRLWSSPKMGSKIDVQFLEKNTVLFRIENSQMRARVIQRRYWHISDIPLVVNEWSPESALQPPDLSAIPIWIDLKGVPSMLFSHKALKCLSRAAGKFVKLHPSTEKCVRLDVARVLVEIDLHKPLVEKISFVDKDGVQVVIDVCYPWLPPRCNICNAWGHKGESCNSRKIKVRYAIIPNRNVVSDLLHELEVLPPALGSNVVGDKSRENFEVGGTSSGDMNTDALKLDWALVGRNSSPPTDRVRVRGAKEVDQVERDIVISPSRFSVLAIKDNEERDGDADDDIEEGEVVSEVQKVDAKKDTTKNVRFRAGTSLKLSKQLPGREKLEDGYMQRSFFLDVYWKLEFNWISMENASQRHYQGGFADKVVVTQLHISSQVITCAVQVPETSEQFICSTVYASNCEVERRRLWEELRGTQAAYRHLDMPWIVIGDFNVTLSTGEHSRGTVPRSLLGMRQFQDVVMDCALTDLASSGALFTWWNKQYVYPIGKKLDRALINAAWLRSFPQSSACFEAGGISDHARCVVTISGNLNETRNPFRFSTTSVITLIFFLRLSEYGTRHNLFITLGLH, from the exons ATGACGAATAGCAATTATACGTATTCTCAGATGGATGTGTTCAT TACCATTGGCGACGAAGACGACGACTCGACTGTTGACTCTCTGGCTGCTCCGACGGCTGCCCTAGAGGGCTGCGCTCCACCCCCGAAGGAGTATCGTGAAGGCGGCTCATCCCCTCGGGAAGGAAATCGCTCCCCGTGGACAAAATCCCCCCTTGTGGAACCTTTGCCTCCTCCTGAAGCTGTTAATGGCATGGTGGAATTGACGATCCCAGATGAGATCTTGACTGATCCAAACCCTTTGTGGAGATGCTATGTGGTTAGGTATTTCATTGGGGATGCTCCTCATGTCGGATCCATCCACGCTACGGTGAACCGACTCTGGTCTTCGCCGAAGATGGGAAGTAAAATTGATGTGCAGTTTCTGGAGAAGAACACGGTTTTATTTCGGATTGAGAATTCTCAGATGAGAGCTCGAGTGATTCAGAGGCGCTACTGGCATATTTCAGATATTCCATTGGTAGTCAACGAGTGGTCTCCGGAATCGGCCCTTCAGCCTCCGGATCTGTCGGCCATACCCATTTGGATTGATCTTAAGGGCGTGCCGAGTATGCTTTTCTCTCATAAGGCTCTGAAATGTTTGAGTCGTGCTGCTGGCAAATTTGTCAAACTTCACCCTAGTACAGAGAAATGTGTGAGGCTTGACGTGGCTCGAGTTCTTGTTGAGATTGACCTCCATAAGCCGCTGGTGGAGAAGATCAGCTTTGTGGACAAGGATGGTGTGCAAGTGGTGATTGATGTATGTTACCCCTGGTTGCCTCCTAGGTGCAACATCTGCAATGCTTGGGGCCACAAGGGAGAGAGCTGTAATTCGAGGAAGATAAAG GTGAGGTATGCGATCATCCCGAACCGCAATGTTGTAAGTGACTTGCTCCACGAGCTTGAGGTTCTCCCTCCAGCTTTGGGAAGTAATGTGGTGGGAGATAAGTCACGTGAAAATTTTGAGGTTGGCGGTACTTCGAGTGGGGATATGAATACTGATGCTTTGAAGCTTGACTGGGCCCTGGTAGGTAGAAATTCTTCTCCACCTACTGATAGGGTAAGGGTTAGAGGGGCAAAAGAAGTTGATCAAGTGGAGAGGGATATAGTGATCTCACCGTCCAGATTCAGTGTTCTAGCGATAAAGGATAATGAGGAGAGAGATGGGGATGCAGATGACGACATAGAGGAGGGAGAGGTTGTTTCAGAGGTGCAAAAGGTGGATGCAAAGAAAGACACAACCAAGAACGTGAGGTTTCGTGCCGGAACGAGCCTCAAGCTTAGTAAACAACTCCCTGGGCGTG AGAAGTTAGAAGATGGGTACATGCAGAGAAGTTTCTTTTTGGATGTTTACTGGAAACTCGAGTTCAATTGGATAAGTATGGAGAATGCGTCGCAGAGGCACTACCAGGGTGGCTTCGCTG ATAAAGTGGTGGTCACTCAGTTGCATATCAGCTCTCAGGTAATAACTTGTGCGGTCCAGGTACCTGAAACAAGTGAGCAGTTTATATGTTCGACAGTCTATGCGTCGAATTGTGAAGTGGAAAGGAGGAGACTGTGGGAGGAGCTAAGGGGCACTCAGGCTGCATATCGACATCTTGACATGCCTTGGATAGTAATAGGGGACTTCAATGTTACCCTTTCTACAGGAGAGCATTCTCGCGGTACTGTTCCTCGATCTCTTCTTGGAATGAGGCAGTTTCAGGATGTTGTGATGGACTGTGCTTTAACAGATCTGGCTTCTTCGGGGGCTCTGTTTACCTGGTGGAACAAACAATATGTATATCCTATTGGTAAGAAACTTGATCGAGCGTTGATAAATGCGGCATGGCTTAGGTCTTTCCCTCAATCTTCTGCTTGCTTTGAGGCTGGTGGTATATCTGATCACGCACGATGTGTGGTCACGATATCAGGAAACCTTAATGAGACAAGAAATCCTTTCCGTTTTTCAACTACCTCTGTGATCACCCTGATTTTCTTCCTACGGTTAAGCGAATATGGGACTCGACACAACCTATTCATCACTCTAGGGCTGCACTGA